In Pollutimonas sp. M17, a single genomic region encodes these proteins:
- a CDS encoding flagellar protein FliT, whose product MSKSSSILRQYEVIAGISSRMLSEARANHWDEVIVLGEQYQAAVESLRSLNQLSDEDRLARRDLLTRILDDDANIRLLAAPELNRLGMLLGNMKRQHTVLQAYCAPLIKQ is encoded by the coding sequence ATGAGCAAATCGTCATCCATCCTGCGCCAGTACGAAGTCATTGCGGGAATATCCAGCCGCATGCTTAGCGAAGCGCGCGCCAACCACTGGGACGAAGTCATCGTATTGGGCGAACAATACCAGGCTGCGGTGGAATCCCTGCGCAGCCTGAATCAGCTCAGCGACGAAGACCGCCTGGCCCGCCGTGATCTGCTCACGCGCATCCTGGACGACGACGCCAACATCCGCCTGCTTGCCGCGCCCGAATTGAATCGCCTGGGCATGCTGCTGGGCAATATGAAGCGCCAGCACACCGTATTGCAGGCCTATTGCGCGCCCCTGATTAAGCAATGA
- a CDS encoding flagellar hook-length control protein FliK, whose protein sequence is MSVGGPSALGTLLVQRLDAALGTTLSQQANLVTGARPDAVTQAANPERADAARTETQRHPREIVDRATAQAEQQGRGAVDKARLDARTAALLLSGNLTNTATTPSAPTTLGQAARTILALLANYPEQAAAVQGKQPLLHARFNPVDARGQTTGQGQAAVGDTGQAGARGAGLPTHAAATPASTGAGSAAANAAASGTAAGPGSAGAAAAGAAGTALQAAVAPAQLAQALAQALQTSGMFYESHLANLAFGKQSLAQLMLEPQAQAGRAPSNAQAPASAPTAAGEQAGARAAENATPNAAAVRAGDAGAGQPGGAAAQASTHHASALLASGMDPQTHLLVRQQLEVLANQTFAWRGEAWPDAPMEWEIGRRHAQDGDASPQTEHWATRINIHLPALGQVRAQLTLAGQQLVMHLVAPDSAGLLGKHTEALRGRYSAQGLQLSQLSIASEETKPGLAPIPGVDAGEEAGMDPAFKGETQTGGAPGGETNEPGGGTP, encoded by the coding sequence ATGAGCGTAGGCGGCCCTTCGGCACTGGGTACGCTGCTGGTGCAGCGCCTCGATGCTGCATTAGGCACCACCCTGTCGCAACAAGCCAATCTGGTCACGGGCGCCCGTCCCGATGCCGTCACCCAGGCGGCCAACCCGGAACGCGCCGACGCGGCTCGCACCGAAACCCAGCGCCATCCTCGCGAAATCGTCGATCGCGCCACAGCCCAGGCCGAGCAGCAGGGCCGGGGCGCTGTGGACAAGGCCCGGCTGGACGCCCGGACCGCCGCCCTGCTGCTCAGCGGCAACCTGACCAATACAGCCACCACGCCCTCGGCACCCACCACCCTGGGGCAAGCGGCGCGAACCATATTGGCGCTGCTGGCCAACTATCCGGAGCAGGCCGCCGCCGTACAGGGCAAGCAGCCTTTGCTGCATGCCCGGTTCAATCCGGTCGATGCGCGGGGGCAAACGACGGGGCAAGGCCAAGCCGCCGTGGGCGATACCGGACAAGCCGGTGCGCGCGGAGCGGGCCTTCCCACACATGCGGCCGCCACGCCGGCATCGACGGGCGCCGGATCCGCCGCCGCGAACGCGGCGGCCAGCGGCACCGCCGCCGGCCCGGGTTCGGCCGGCGCGGCTGCGGCAGGCGCCGCCGGTACAGCGCTCCAGGCAGCTGTTGCTCCGGCTCAGCTGGCGCAGGCGCTGGCCCAGGCGCTGCAGACCAGCGGCATGTTCTATGAATCGCACCTGGCCAACCTGGCGTTCGGCAAGCAGAGCCTGGCCCAGCTGATGCTGGAACCGCAGGCCCAGGCCGGGCGCGCGCCGTCAAATGCTCAGGCTCCCGCGTCCGCACCCACCGCAGCCGGCGAACAGGCCGGCGCGCGCGCCGCGGAAAACGCCACGCCAAACGCAGCTGCAGTCCGAGCGGGCGATGCCGGCGCCGGCCAGCCCGGCGGCGCGGCGGCGCAGGCAAGCACCCATCACGCCTCCGCCCTGCTGGCCAGCGGCATGGACCCGCAGACCCATCTGCTGGTGCGCCAGCAACTGGAAGTCCTGGCCAACCAGACCTTCGCTTGGCGGGGAGAAGCCTGGCCCGACGCGCCTATGGAATGGGAGATAGGTCGACGCCATGCGCAAGACGGCGATGCGTCGCCGCAAACCGAGCACTGGGCCACACGCATCAACATCCACCTGCCCGCACTGGGCCAGGTGCGGGCGCAACTGACGCTGGCCGGCCAGCAACTGGTCATGCATCTGGTGGCGCCGGATTCAGCGGGGCTGCTGGGCAAGCATACCGAGGCCTTGCGCGGACGCTATTCCGCCCAGGGCCTGCAACTGAGCCAGCTTTCCATCGCCAGCGAAGAGACGAAGCCGGGCCTTGCGCCCATCCCGGGCGTGGATGCCGGTGAGGAAGCCGGGATGGACCCGGCCTTCAAGGGCGAAACGCAAACGGGCGGCGCGCCAGGCGGTGAAACCAACGAACCCGGCGGAGGCACCCCATGA